The following coding sequences lie in one Rhizobium rhododendri genomic window:
- a CDS encoding ABC transporter permease subunit, which translates to MILNLARREQLEEELRAAEGLAPESRSLTRDAMRRLLRNKAAAISLVVLTLLILAALIAPALIPYGYEDPDWAAFRTPPDFASGHYFGTDQNGRDLLARTLYGTRVSLAVALVATLVSVIIGVLYGAVSGYFGGKLDSIMMRFVDIMYALPYILFVILLMVIFGRNVYLLFAAIGALEWLTMARIVRGQTLSLKHREFIEAARASGQRPFKIILKHIVPNLVGPVVIYAALTVPEIIATESFLSYLGFGVQEPLTSLGTLIADGTNSMETDPWLLAFPAVFLVALLMSLLFIGDGLRDAFDPKDR; encoded by the coding sequence ATGATCCTCAATCTCGCTCGCCGCGAACAGCTGGAAGAGGAATTGCGGGCTGCAGAAGGATTGGCTCCCGAAAGCCGGTCGCTGACCCGCGACGCCATGCGCCGGCTGCTGCGCAACAAGGCTGCTGCCATTTCCCTCGTGGTGCTGACGCTGCTGATCCTGGCTGCCCTCATCGCCCCCGCCCTCATTCCGTACGGCTATGAGGATCCCGATTGGGCAGCCTTCCGCACGCCTCCGGATTTCGCCAGCGGCCATTATTTCGGCACCGACCAGAACGGCCGCGATCTGCTTGCGCGCACCCTCTACGGCACGCGCGTTTCGCTCGCCGTGGCGTTGGTCGCCACCCTCGTCTCGGTGATCATCGGCGTCCTCTACGGCGCCGTGTCAGGCTATTTCGGCGGCAAGCTGGACAGCATCATGATGCGCTTCGTCGACATCATGTACGCCCTTCCCTACATCCTCTTCGTCATCCTGCTGATGGTGATCTTCGGCCGCAACGTCTACTTGTTGTTTGCCGCCATCGGCGCGCTGGAATGGCTGACCATGGCCCGCATCGTGCGCGGCCAGACGCTGTCGCTGAAGCACCGCGAATTCATCGAGGCGGCACGGGCATCCGGCCAGCGGCCGTTCAAGATCATCCTGAAACACATTGTGCCCAACCTGGTCGGCCCGGTCGTCATCTATGCCGCCCTGACCGTGCCGGAAATCATCGCGACGGAGAGCTTTCTGTCCTATCTCGGTTTCGGCGTGCAGGAGCCGCTGACGTCGCTCGGAACGCTGATTGCCGACGGCACCAACTCGATGGAAACCGATCCCTGGCTGCTCGCCTTTCCCGCCGTCTTCCTCGTCGCCCTCCTGATGAGCCTGCTTTTCATCGGCGACGGCCTGCGCGACGCATTCGACCCGAAGGACCGCTGA
- a CDS encoding alpha-glucosidase has translation MNSTSGTAAKDWWRGAVIYQVYPRSFQDTNSDGLGDIKGITLRLPYIASLGVDAIWLAPFFTSPMADMGYDVSDYCDVDPIFGTLADFDEMMTAAHALGIKVIIDQVISHTSDVHPWFVESRTSRDNPKADWYVWANPKPDGTAPNNWLSIFGGPGWEWDGIRRQYYQHNFLTSQPDLNFHNPRVQDAVLAAVKFWLDRGVDGFRLDTVNYYFCDKQLRDNPPALPSDDAAGLDAPDTNPYGMQSHLYDKTQPENIGFLKRLRALLDTYENRATVGEVGDGARSLQTLAAYTSGGDKLHMCYTFDLLGPEFTPAHFRRCVSAFQESVTDGWVCWAFSNHDVVRHASRFAETEAERARVAKLAISLLATLRGSICLYQGEELGLPEADLAFEDLRDPYGIRFWPAFKGRDGCRTPMPWEAASVHAGFSTAEKSWLPVPYQHATLAVDRQEEDGSSVLAHYRQTLAFRRQHPMLFDGDLTFLATNEDVLAFTREKNGETLVFVFNLGRTMIELSLPQGLTVKAAMPMPGFNPKSTPTTVTLEAMDVFCGLV, from the coding sequence ATGAATTCAACGAGCGGAACGGCGGCGAAGGACTGGTGGCGTGGTGCGGTAATCTATCAGGTCTATCCGCGATCCTTCCAGGATACCAACAGCGACGGACTTGGCGACATCAAGGGCATCACGCTGCGTTTGCCCTACATCGCCTCGCTCGGGGTAGACGCGATCTGGCTGGCGCCGTTCTTCACCTCGCCGATGGCAGACATGGGGTACGATGTCTCCGACTATTGCGATGTCGACCCGATTTTCGGGACATTGGCCGATTTCGACGAGATGATGACCGCCGCCCATGCACTCGGGATCAAGGTGATTATCGACCAGGTGATCTCTCATACATCGGACGTCCATCCCTGGTTCGTCGAAAGCCGCACGAGCCGCGACAATCCGAAAGCCGACTGGTACGTCTGGGCCAACCCCAAGCCAGACGGCACGGCGCCGAACAACTGGCTGTCGATTTTCGGCGGCCCCGGCTGGGAGTGGGATGGTATCCGCCGCCAGTACTACCAGCACAATTTTCTGACCTCGCAGCCGGATCTCAATTTCCACAACCCGCGTGTCCAGGATGCGGTGCTTGCCGCCGTCAAATTCTGGCTCGACCGCGGTGTCGACGGATTTCGTCTGGATACGGTGAACTACTACTTCTGCGACAAGCAACTGCGCGACAATCCGCCGGCCTTGCCGAGCGACGATGCCGCCGGTCTGGATGCTCCCGATACCAATCCCTACGGCATGCAGAGCCACCTTTATGACAAGACGCAGCCGGAAAATATCGGCTTCCTGAAGCGGCTGCGAGCGCTGCTCGACACCTATGAGAACCGCGCGACCGTCGGCGAGGTCGGCGATGGCGCCCGCTCGTTGCAGACGCTGGCTGCCTATACGTCCGGCGGCGACAAGCTGCACATGTGCTACACGTTCGACCTGCTCGGGCCGGAATTCACGCCGGCGCATTTCCGTCGCTGCGTCAGCGCCTTCCAGGAGAGCGTTACCGACGGCTGGGTCTGCTGGGCGTTCTCCAACCACGACGTCGTTCGCCATGCCAGCCGTTTTGCCGAGACGGAGGCCGAGCGGGCTCGTGTCGCAAAACTTGCGATCTCGCTGCTCGCGACTTTGCGGGGCTCGATCTGCCTCTATCAGGGTGAGGAGCTCGGACTACCCGAAGCCGACCTTGCCTTTGAGGACCTGCGAGATCCCTACGGCATCCGCTTCTGGCCGGCCTTCAAGGGGCGCGACGGATGCCGGACGCCCATGCCCTGGGAAGCGGCCAGCGTTCATGCGGGCTTCTCGACAGCGGAGAAGTCGTGGCTGCCGGTGCCATACCAGCATGCGACACTGGCGGTCGACCGGCAGGAGGAGGATGGCTCTTCCGTGCTCGCCCACTATCGCCAGACGCTGGCATTCCGACGACAGCACCCGATGCTGTTCGACGGCGACCTGACTTTCCTCGCCACAAACGAGGATGTGCTCGCCTTCACGCGGGAAAAGAATGGCGAAACGCTGGTCTTCGTTTTCAATCTCGGACGGACGATGATCGAACTTTCGCTGCCACAGGGGCTGACGGTCAAGGCTGCCATGCCGATGCCCGGCTTCAACCCGAAATCGACACCGACGACAGTGACGCTGGAGGCGATGGATGTGTTTTGCGGGCTGGTGTGA
- a CDS encoding peptide ABC transporter substrate-binding protein, which produces MTYLTKVFYASALVGSLLSLSAHAATLNVQNGGDPQSLDPQKMSSDYENRIAGDIFEGLTTEDAKDNAIPGQAESWTISPDGKVYTFKLRDGIKWSDGQPVTAEDFVFAFQRLVDPKNAAEYAYLQFTIKNAEKINKGEITDFSQLGVKAIDPKTLEITLDNATPYFLNALTHYTAYPLPKHVIDAKGADWVKIGNIVTNGPYKPTEWVPGSYVTTVKNDQYWDAKNVKIDGVKFFVMEDQSAALKRYRAGEFDILTSFPADQYQWLKTNMPGQAHVVPFLGTYYYVVNATKPPFNDKRVRQALSMAVNREVIGPKVLGTGELPMYSWVPPGTAHYGEPAQIKWKDEPYAQKVEEAKKLLKEAGFGPDHPLHAQLRYNTNDNHKRIAAAIASMWKPLGVEIELYNTETKVHYDEMQHGKVEIGRAGWLADYNDPINFLNLLSTGVDMNYGRWSNAEYDALLKQGNAETDLDKRAALFKQAEQIALDDSAAIPIYYYVSQSVVSPKIAGYEDNIQDIHRTRWLSIKE; this is translated from the coding sequence ATGACATATCTGACCAAGGTATTTTACGCGTCCGCGCTCGTCGGATCGCTATTGTCCCTGTCGGCGCATGCCGCCACGCTCAACGTCCAGAACGGTGGCGATCCCCAGTCGCTCGATCCGCAAAAGATGTCCAGCGACTACGAGAACCGCATTGCCGGCGACATCTTCGAGGGCCTCACCACCGAAGACGCCAAGGACAACGCCATCCCGGGCCAGGCCGAAAGCTGGACGATTTCTCCGGATGGCAAGGTTTATACGTTTAAGCTGCGCGACGGCATCAAGTGGTCCGATGGCCAGCCGGTAACGGCAGAGGACTTCGTCTTCGCCTTCCAGCGCCTCGTCGATCCCAAGAACGCTGCCGAATACGCCTACCTGCAGTTCACCATCAAGAACGCCGAGAAGATCAACAAGGGTGAGATCACCGATTTCAGCCAGCTCGGCGTCAAGGCCATCGACCCGAAGACCCTCGAGATCACCCTCGACAACGCAACCCCCTATTTCCTCAATGCGCTGACGCACTACACCGCCTATCCTCTCCCCAAGCACGTCATCGACGCCAAGGGCGCCGACTGGGTCAAGATCGGCAACATCGTCACCAACGGCCCATACAAGCCGACGGAATGGGTCCCGGGCTCCTATGTCACGACGGTCAAGAACGATCAGTACTGGGATGCCAAGAACGTCAAGATCGATGGCGTGAAGTTCTTCGTCATGGAAGACCAGTCGGCCGCTCTCAAGCGTTACCGCGCCGGCGAATTCGACATCCTGACGTCCTTCCCTGCAGACCAGTACCAGTGGCTGAAGACCAACATGCCCGGCCAGGCGCACGTTGTGCCGTTCCTCGGCACCTACTATTACGTCGTCAACGCCACCAAGCCTCCGTTCAACGACAAGCGCGTCCGCCAGGCCCTGTCGATGGCCGTCAACCGCGAAGTCATCGGCCCGAAGGTTCTCGGCACCGGCGAACTGCCGATGTATTCCTGGGTGCCGCCGGGCACCGCCCATTACGGTGAGCCGGCCCAGATCAAGTGGAAGGACGAGCCCTACGCCCAGAAGGTCGAGGAAGCCAAGAAGCTGCTGAAGGAAGCAGGCTTCGGCCCGGACCATCCGCTGCACGCCCAGCTCCGCTATAACACCAACGACAACCACAAGCGCATCGCTGCCGCGATCGCCTCCATGTGGAAGCCGCTCGGCGTCGAAATCGAGCTCTACAACACCGAGACCAAGGTGCATTACGACGAGATGCAGCACGGCAAGGTCGAAATCGGCCGCGCCGGCTGGCTCGCCGACTACAATGACCCGATCAACTTCCTCAACCTCCTGTCGACGGGCGTCGACATGAACTACGGCCGCTGGAGCAATGCGGAATACGATGCGCTGCTCAAGCAGGGGAATGCGGAGACCGATCTCGACAAGCGTGCTGCCCTGTTCAAGCAGGCCGAGCAGATCGCGCTCGACGACAGCGCTGCGATCCCGATCTACTACTATGTGTCGCAGAGCGTGGTGTCGCCGAAGATCGCTGGATATGAAGACAATATCCAGGACATCCACCGTACCCGCTGGCTGTCAATCAAAGAGTAA
- a CDS encoding ABC transporter permease subunit, whose product MIKYAFRRLLSTIPVMWIAVTLSFFVLRLAPGGPFDGERPLPPVILKNLAAHYNLDKPLIEQYFIYMYDVLHGDLGPSFANQDFTVTQQIMSGLPYTLTIGSIAFVVAVLVGVLVGCLGALYQNRQADYWLGGTLLIGLVLPGFLIAPILQLLFGIKLGILPVGGWGDGSIKFLILPVTVLSLPHAARISRLMRGSMIEVMNQNFIRTAKAKGIGPRLTVMRHALKPALMPVISYLGPAASYLLTGSLVVESIFGLPGIGRYFITAALNRDYGMVLGTVIFYMALIVVLNLLVDIVYAWLDPKVRTQ is encoded by the coding sequence ATGATCAAATATGCATTCCGTCGCCTTTTATCGACAATCCCAGTCATGTGGATTGCCGTGACACTGAGCTTTTTCGTCCTGCGCCTGGCGCCGGGCGGGCCCTTCGATGGCGAGCGCCCTTTGCCGCCCGTCATCCTGAAAAATCTGGCGGCTCATTACAACCTCGATAAGCCGCTGATCGAGCAGTACTTCATCTACATGTACGACGTCCTCCACGGCGATCTCGGCCCCTCCTTTGCCAACCAGGACTTCACTGTCACCCAGCAGATCATGTCCGGCCTGCCTTATACACTGACCATCGGCAGCATCGCTTTTGTCGTCGCCGTGCTGGTCGGCGTTCTCGTCGGCTGTCTCGGGGCGCTGTACCAGAACCGGCAGGCCGATTACTGGCTCGGCGGCACCCTGCTGATCGGCCTCGTTCTCCCCGGCTTCCTGATCGCGCCGATCCTGCAACTGCTGTTCGGCATCAAGCTCGGAATCCTGCCCGTCGGCGGCTGGGGCGACGGCTCGATCAAGTTCCTGATCCTGCCCGTCACGGTCCTGTCGCTGCCCCACGCGGCGCGGATATCGCGGCTGATGCGCGGCTCGATGATCGAGGTGATGAACCAGAACTTCATCCGCACTGCCAAGGCAAAAGGCATCGGTCCGAGGCTAACGGTCATGCGTCACGCGCTGAAACCAGCCCTGATGCCGGTCATATCCTATCTCGGCCCGGCGGCCAGCTACCTGCTGACCGGATCGCTGGTGGTTGAAAGCATCTTCGGCCTGCCCGGCATCGGCCGCTACTTCATCACGGCCGCGCTCAACCGCGACTACGGCATGGTTCTCGGCACGGTGATTTTCTACATGGCGCTGATCGTCGTGCTCAACCTGCTCGTTGATATCGTCTACGCCTGGCTTGACCCGAAAGTGAGAACCCAATGA
- a CDS encoding ABC transporter ATP-binding protein — MSDAKKSETLLELKDYSIRFQTPEGDVAAVNGLNLTIRRGERIAIVGESGSGKSQTFLGLMGLLAKNGHTSGQALLEGRDVLSLKPRELDQIRGKDMAMVFQDPMTSLNPTLKISRQLTEQLEVHGGLTARAASATALDMLKRVGIPDPDRRFNLYPHELSGGMRQRIVIAMALLTRPKLLIADEPTTALDVTIQAQILDLFSDLTSEMKTALVIITHDLGVVAGLAERVAVMYAGGIVEDAPVDDLFDDPAHPYTAALHASIPRPDQDVDDLAVIPGRPPNLKHLPRGCSFSPRCAHVEDDCVDAPPPLGLLAPQRRAACFHPLLGHQQRSPVHG; from the coding sequence ATGTCGGACGCCAAAAAGAGCGAAACGCTGCTCGAACTCAAGGACTACTCCATCCGCTTCCAGACCCCGGAGGGCGATGTCGCCGCCGTCAACGGGCTTAACCTCACCATCCGCCGTGGCGAGCGTATCGCCATCGTCGGCGAAAGCGGTTCCGGCAAGAGCCAGACCTTCCTGGGCCTGATGGGATTGCTGGCGAAGAACGGCCACACCAGCGGCCAGGCGCTGCTGGAAGGTCGCGACGTGCTTTCCCTCAAGCCGCGCGAACTCGACCAGATCCGCGGCAAGGACATGGCGATGGTCTTCCAGGACCCGATGACCTCGCTCAATCCGACGCTGAAGATCTCGCGGCAACTAACGGAGCAACTCGAGGTCCACGGTGGACTGACGGCACGGGCCGCCTCCGCCACCGCTCTCGACATGCTGAAGCGCGTCGGCATTCCTGACCCGGATCGCCGCTTCAATCTCTATCCGCACGAGCTGTCAGGCGGCATGCGACAGCGCATCGTCATCGCCATGGCGCTGCTGACCCGCCCGAAGCTGCTGATCGCCGACGAGCCGACGACGGCGCTCGACGTGACCATCCAGGCGCAGATCCTCGACCTCTTCAGCGACCTGACGTCGGAAATGAAAACGGCGCTCGTCATCATCACCCACGATCTCGGCGTCGTCGCCGGCCTCGCCGAGCGGGTGGCCGTCATGTATGCCGGCGGCATCGTCGAGGACGCACCGGTGGACGACCTGTTCGACGACCCGGCCCATCCCTATACTGCCGCCCTCCACGCCTCGATCCCGAGGCCCGACCAGGATGTCGACGATCTCGCCGTCATTCCCGGCCGGCCGCCGAACCTCAAGCATCTGCCGCGTGGCTGCAGCTTCTCGCCACGTTGCGCCCATGTCGAGGACGATTGCGTCGATGCACCGCCGCCGTTGGGGCTTCTCGCACCGCAGCGGCGCGCGGCCTGCTTCCA
- the ade gene encoding adenine deaminase has protein sequence MTKPLEDFIDQGVGRKPADIVLKGGRFFDLVTGELVASDIAICGDRIVGTCGDYIGVEEIDITGRIVVPGFIDTHLHIESSLVTPHEFDRCVLPYGVTTVICDPHEIANVLGTEGIQFFLDSALETIMDIRVQLSSCVPATHLETSGADLPIERLLPFRDHEKVIGLAEFMNFPGVIHKDPICMAKLEAFQGDHIDGHAPLLRGNDLNGYIAAGIRTEHEATSAEEAMEKIRKGMHILVREGSVSKDLHALMPIITERLSPFIALCTDDRNPLDIAEQGHLDYMIRTAIAAGVEPLAIYRAASISAARAFGLRDRGLVAPGWRADLVVVDSLESCKAGMVFAGGRLVTDALFATRKSIAPVGLDSVKARTVNAADFGVPFTDGETSVIGVLPGKIITEHRRFRLPSVGNQTTVDLARDIIKVAVIERHGKNGNHANAFVQGFGLKKGAIASTVGHDSHNICVVGVSEDDMAQAVQRLSEIKGGFVVVEDGRITGEIALPIAGLMSLEPYERVRDTLHHLRNAAFAVGSTLQEPFLQLAFLPLPVIPHLKISDRGLVDVDAFRLIG, from the coding sequence TCATCGACCAGGGTGTCGGCAGAAAGCCTGCAGACATCGTCCTCAAGGGCGGGAGGTTCTTCGATCTGGTGACGGGCGAGCTCGTCGCCTCCGACATCGCCATCTGCGGCGACCGCATCGTCGGCACCTGCGGCGACTACATCGGCGTCGAGGAGATCGACATCACCGGCCGCATCGTCGTGCCCGGCTTCATCGATACGCACCTGCACATCGAATCCTCGCTAGTGACACCGCACGAGTTCGACCGTTGCGTGCTGCCCTACGGCGTGACGACAGTCATCTGCGATCCGCACGAAATTGCCAACGTGCTTGGCACCGAAGGCATCCAGTTCTTCCTCGATTCGGCGCTCGAGACGATCATGGACATCCGCGTCCAATTGTCGTCCTGCGTGCCCGCCACCCATCTGGAAACTTCGGGCGCCGATCTGCCGATCGAGCGGCTATTGCCGTTCCGCGACCATGAAAAGGTCATTGGCCTCGCCGAGTTCATGAATTTCCCGGGCGTGATCCACAAGGATCCGATCTGCATGGCCAAGCTGGAAGCCTTCCAGGGCGATCATATCGATGGCCATGCCCCTCTCCTCAGAGGCAACGACCTGAACGGCTACATCGCAGCCGGCATCCGCACGGAACACGAGGCGACATCCGCAGAAGAGGCCATGGAGAAAATCCGCAAGGGCATGCATATCCTGGTGCGAGAAGGCTCCGTATCCAAGGACCTGCACGCGCTGATGCCTATTATCACCGAGCGCCTTTCGCCCTTCATCGCCCTCTGCACCGACGACCGCAATCCTCTCGACATCGCTGAGCAGGGCCATCTCGACTACATGATCCGTACGGCCATCGCCGCCGGCGTCGAGCCACTGGCGATCTATCGCGCCGCCTCGATCTCGGCGGCCCGGGCCTTCGGTCTGCGCGATCGCGGACTGGTGGCGCCCGGCTGGCGCGCCGATCTGGTGGTGGTCGACAGCCTCGAAAGCTGCAAGGCAGGCATGGTCTTTGCCGGCGGCAGGCTGGTGACCGATGCGCTGTTTGCCACCCGCAAAAGCATCGCTCCCGTCGGCCTCGACAGCGTCAAGGCGCGCACGGTCAATGCTGCCGATTTCGGTGTCCCCTTCACCGATGGCGAAACCTCCGTCATCGGCGTGCTACCCGGCAAGATCATCACCGAGCATCGCCGCTTCCGCCTGCCCTCGGTCGGCAACCAGACGACCGTCGACCTTGCCCGCGATATCATCAAGGTCGCCGTCATTGAGCGGCACGGCAAGAACGGCAATCACGCCAACGCCTTCGTCCAGGGTTTTGGGCTGAAGAAGGGCGCCATCGCCTCGACTGTCGGCCATGACAGCCACAACATCTGCGTCGTCGGCGTCAGCGAGGACGACATGGCACAGGCCGTGCAGCGCCTGAGCGAGATCAAGGGCGGCTTCGTCGTCGTCGAGGACGGCAGGATCACCGGCGAGATCGCGCTGCCGATCGCCGGCCTGATGAGCCTGGAACCCTACGAGCGCGTCCGCGACACCTTGCATCACCTGCGCAACGCTGCTTTTGCGGTGGGCTCGACACTGCAGGAGCCCTTCCTGCAACTGGCCTTCCTGCCCCTCCCCGTCATCCCCCACCTGAAGATTTCGGACAGGGGACTGGTGGATGTCGATGCATTCAGGCTGATCGGGTAA